From Anaerohalosphaera lusitana, one genomic window encodes:
- the secG gene encoding preprotein translocase subunit SecG, translated as MMHVVMAKMPFFWSLVSVLWVLIALLLILVVLLQKGKGGGLGGAFGGAGAPGGGLLGTKTGDFLTWVTIAMVGLFLILGIMLVKFYRPTGPTPGAVTEMPAQGSEGERPSEEPIVEPPVDETPSEAVEEEDAALDAQGEPVETEIDAESDVLPDDTTQPDEEAAGDTQTDETENQ; from the coding sequence ATGATGCATGTGGTAATGGCAAAAATGCCGTTTTTCTGGAGCCTGGTCAGTGTTCTGTGGGTTCTGATCGCACTCCTGTTGATCCTGGTCGTCCTACTGCAAAAGGGTAAAGGCGGCGGACTCGGCGGCGCGTTCGGCGGCGCAGGCGCACCCGGCGGCGGTCTGCTCGGTACCAAAACCGGCGACTTCCTCACATGGGTCACCATCGCAATGGTCGGACTCTTTTTGATTCTCGGCATCATGCTGGTCAAGTTCTACCGACCGACCGGCCCAACTCCCGGCGCGGTAACCGAGATGCCCGCACAGGGCAGCGAAGGCGAAAGGCCTTCGGAGGAACCCATCGTAGAACCACCGGTAGACGAAACGCCTAGTGAAGCTGTCGAAGAAGAAGACGCCGCACTTGACGCACAGGGCGAGCCAGTCGAGACTGAGATCGACGCTGAAAGCGACGTTCTTCCCGACGATACTACACAGCCGGACGAAGAAGCGGCAGGCGATACACAGACAGACGAAACAGAAAATCAGTAA
- the tpiA gene encoding triose-phosphate isomerase: MRKPFIAGNWKMNKDSAGSVELAAGLAKELKDVDSVDVAVCPPFVYLQAVSNAVSGSPVKVGAQNMYFEANGAFTGEISTDMLKDVGCTYVICGHSERRHVIGETDELVNKKVKAAIESGLLPILAVGELLEEREADKTNDVVKTQVTKGLEGVSADDILKVTIAYEPVWAIGTGKTATPDQAQDVHAMIRGLIAELYSQDVADKIRIQYGGSAKPANTAELMAQPDVDGLLVGGASLKVEDFSKMIKTVA, encoded by the coding sequence ATGAGAAAACCTTTCATCGCCGGCAACTGGAAAATGAACAAGGATTCCGCAGGCTCAGTCGAACTCGCAGCGGGCCTGGCAAAAGAACTCAAGGACGTTGACAGTGTAGACGTTGCAGTCTGTCCGCCTTTCGTATATCTGCAGGCAGTCTCTAATGCCGTCAGCGGCTCGCCCGTCAAGGTCGGCGCACAGAATATGTACTTCGAAGCAAACGGCGCATTCACAGGTGAGATCAGCACCGACATGCTCAAGGACGTCGGCTGCACATACGTCATCTGCGGCCACAGCGAAAGAAGACACGTCATCGGCGAAACCGACGAACTCGTCAATAAGAAGGTCAAAGCTGCAATCGAAAGCGGCCTGCTGCCCATCCTCGCAGTCGGCGAACTGCTCGAAGAGCGCGAAGCAGACAAAACGAATGACGTCGTAAAGACACAGGTCACAAAGGGCCTTGAAGGCGTTTCAGCGGACGACATCCTCAAGGTTACGATCGCGTACGAACCCGTATGGGCCATCGGCACGGGCAAGACCGCGACACCTGACCAGGCACAGGATGTACACGCAATGATCCGCGGACTGATCGCTGAGCTGTACTCTCAGGACGTCGCCGACAAGATCCGTATCCAGTACGGCGGCTCGGCAAAGCCCGCAAACACCGCTGAACTGATGGCACAGCCTGACGTCGACGGCCTGCTGGTAGGCGGAGCGAGCCTCAAGGTCGAAGACTTCTCAAAAATGATCAAAACAGTTGCTTAG